In one window of Arachis ipaensis cultivar K30076 chromosome B06, Araip1.1, whole genome shotgun sequence DNA:
- the LOC107646215 gene encoding repetitive proline-rich cell wall protein 1, giving the protein MAPLSWLIAILFVALILTPQGLADYYKPPYKHDEPPKYKHPIEKPPVYKPPVYKPPVYKPPVYKPPVHKPPVYKPPVYKPPVHKPPVYNKPPYHHDKPPHGKYPPQHD; this is encoded by the coding sequence ATGGCTCCCTTATCTTGGTTAATAGCGATCCTCTTTGTTGCCCTAATCCTCACTCCCCAAGGGCTTGCAGATTATTACAAACCCCCTTATAAGCATGATGAGCCTCCTAAATACAAGCACCCAATTGAAAAACCACCGGTTTACAAGCCTCCGGTTTACAAACCTCCGGTCTATAAGCCACCGGTTTACAAGCCACCCGTGCACAAACCACCGGTTTACAAGCCACCGGTTTATAAGCCACCCGTGCACAAGCCGCCGGTTTACAACAAGCCACCGTACCACCATGACAAGCCTCCTCATGGCAAGTACCCTCCACAACATGACTAA